A region from the Acidaminococcales bacterium genome encodes:
- a CDS encoding efflux RND transporter periplasmic adaptor subunit gives MQTETNKFGALGGKNRKVWIAALAAAVILAIVAFRIYANMRSNQERAARVFQGAATPVEISVVERRDIAPTLLFSANLEPVWSADLSPKLDSRLDRLFVDEGDFVKAGQVVAQMDVLELSAQAFQSEGLLYEALSESSDAAIEYERNQKLFEQNAISKRELDNSRFRRDMTLGRHAAAQGALKVLRERIDAAAIRSPRDGVVTRRYIYAGYYVKSGSPIVSVADTTTLLAQADVSEGQIAGIYMDAQAEVSVAAYSDRAFSGRVSRISPMAAQPARTFKTEITIPNKSGELKAGMFARVAIRGKLKKGAVAIPQSAIVMREDQQTVYLVNDEDVVQQVLLETGAVENGFVEVLKGLSGGERIVTGGQNKLRQGVKIARGSTDGAGSGK, from the coding sequence ATGCAGACTGAAACGAACAAATTTGGCGCCTTGGGAGGAAAAAACAGGAAAGTTTGGATTGCTGCCCTCGCTGCGGCCGTCATCCTGGCGATTGTCGCCTTCCGTATTTACGCCAACATGCGGAGCAATCAGGAACGCGCGGCCAGAGTTTTCCAGGGCGCGGCAACGCCGGTGGAAATATCCGTGGTCGAGCGCAGAGACATCGCGCCGACGCTTTTGTTTTCGGCCAACCTTGAGCCGGTGTGGTCGGCTGATCTTTCGCCGAAATTGGACAGCCGGCTCGACCGGCTTTTTGTCGACGAAGGCGATTTTGTAAAAGCGGGGCAAGTCGTCGCGCAGATGGACGTGCTGGAACTGTCCGCGCAGGCTTTCCAATCGGAAGGGCTTTTGTATGAAGCCCTGTCGGAAAGCAGCGACGCGGCAATCGAATATGAACGCAATCAAAAACTTTTCGAGCAGAACGCCATATCCAAGCGCGAACTGGACAATTCGCGCTTTCGCCGCGACATGACGCTGGGGCGCCACGCCGCCGCGCAAGGGGCGCTGAAAGTGCTGAGGGAGCGCATAGACGCGGCCGCGATCCGCTCGCCGCGCGACGGCGTGGTTACCCGCCGCTATATTTACGCCGGCTATTATGTGAAAAGCGGCAGCCCGATTGTCAGCGTCGCCGACACGACGACGCTTTTGGCGCAGGCGGATGTCAGCGAGGGGCAGATTGCCGGCATCTATATGGACGCCCAGGCAGAGGTGAGCGTCGCGGCCTACAGCGACAGGGCTTTCAGCGGCAGGGTCAGCAGGATATCGCCTATGGCCGCCCAGCCGGCGCGCACCTTCAAAACCGAGATAACCATACCCAATAAATCCGGCGAACTGAAAGCCGGCATGTTCGCGCGGGTGGCGATCCGGGGCAAATTGAAAAAGGGCGCCGTGGCCATCCCGCAGTCGGCAATCGTCATGCGCGAAGACCAGCAGACGGTTTATCTGGTCAACGACGAAGACGTCGTCCAGCAGGTGCTGCTGGAGACCGGCGCGGTGGAAAACGGCTTTGTCGAAGTCCTGAAAGGCTTGTCGGGCGGCGAAAGGATTGTTACCGGCGGCCAGAACAAATTGCGCCAGGGCGTTAAAATCGCACGGGGCTCAACAGATGGGGCGGGTAGCGGCAAATGA
- the rfaQ gene encoding putative lipopolysaccharide heptosyltransferase III gives MFKNAVKHIAGPAWDKYIYRSLLFLAFSLNVSTAAGSVALALSAALVLAKLRAARAAFACDRKFLYAFGLFFLVLAFSSLTGVNAPDSARRTFSLFCRSGPFFLLAAFACGREKAVKIFLAAAAGLLCTDIYVIASFGGGKASGLFKSPMSLAGLLQLMLPVLAAAAVSGGRAAFKRRAFCGAVFVLSAAALFYNGIFGAWVAVLFSLALYFFLRRKKAQAICLSLCVTAAAIGGVYAFAPAARERMDAIAAGRDPSMLERFCLWESAANMLKDYPLLGVGPGNFGRLYAARYILPDAKEPCLKHAHNDFLQMAAETGVMGLAAFIYLFYVILRLNLARYRQEKENFLALGAFLATAGFLAHGLTEFNFGNSAVTRLFWLLLGLSQAARGEEKGAAGKAPLPPPPEKVRHILLIKLMHFGDVLLATPVLSTLKMNYPHALVDVLVYGGTDDVLAANGAANNIWRVDRGLKRKGLKAQIAGEKALFDKVRSTRYDIIINLSDRWRGGLYCRLLKPAFSIGFNEGRRSRLLWGACHAVLVDRINHGEQHTVLNDLSVLAPLRLKQRSEEVVMAYRPADLEHFETISRRENLGGYVLIQPTARWAFKTWSTAGFSQLIDYLNARGQTVVLTAGKAENEIAMVKEIIAGCAEGAKIVNLAGQLTLTQLAVFIEKAELFLGVDSVPMHIAAALKTPMVVLFGPSNLKQWYPWQAEHTLLWAGDYRSLPRVGEVDTNTNERYLYAIPAKDVIEAVACRLDKGRT, from the coding sequence GTGTTTAAAAACGCGGTCAAACATATCGCCGGCCCTGCCTGGGACAAATACATTTATCGCTCGCTGCTGTTTTTGGCCTTCAGCCTGAACGTCAGCACGGCGGCGGGCAGCGTTGCGCTCGCGCTTTCGGCGGCGCTGGTTTTGGCTAAGCTGCGCGCCGCGCGGGCGGCGTTTGCCTGCGACAGGAAATTCCTATATGCGTTCGGGCTTTTTTTTCTGGTTTTGGCCTTCTCCTCCCTAACGGGGGTAAACGCGCCGGACAGCGCGCGCCGGACTTTTTCGCTTTTTTGCCGGAGCGGGCCTTTTTTTCTTTTGGCGGCTTTCGCCTGCGGCCGGGAGAAGGCCGTTAAGATTTTCCTCGCGGCGGCGGCGGGGCTTTTGTGCACCGATATTTATGTAATAGCCAGTTTCGGCGGCGGGAAAGCGTCCGGCTTGTTCAAGTCGCCCATGAGCCTGGCCGGCCTCTTGCAACTGATGCTGCCGGTGCTCGCGGCGGCGGCCGTAAGCGGCGGGCGGGCGGCTTTCAAGCGGCGGGCGTTCTGCGGGGCGGTTTTTGTTTTGTCGGCGGCGGCGCTGTTTTATAATGGGATTTTCGGCGCCTGGGTCGCCGTATTGTTTTCTCTGGCGCTTTATTTTTTCCTGCGGCGCAAAAAAGCCCAAGCCATATGTTTGAGCTTGTGCGTTACGGCGGCCGCAATCGGCGGCGTTTACGCTTTCGCGCCGGCGGCGCGAGAAAGAATGGACGCCATAGCCGCCGGACGGGACCCTTCCATGCTGGAACGCTTTTGCCTTTGGGAGAGCGCGGCAAACATGCTGAAGGACTACCCCCTGCTGGGCGTGGGGCCAGGCAATTTCGGACGGCTTTATGCGGCGCGCTATATCTTGCCGGATGCGAAGGAGCCTTGCCTAAAGCACGCGCACAACGACTTTTTACAGATGGCCGCCGAAACCGGCGTTATGGGCCTGGCGGCTTTTATTTATCTTTTTTACGTTATTTTGCGCCTCAACCTTGCCCGGTATCGCCAGGAAAAGGAAAATTTCCTTGCTTTGGGCGCTTTTCTCGCAACGGCCGGTTTTTTGGCGCATGGGCTGACGGAATTTAATTTTGGCAATTCCGCCGTGACCAGGCTGTTTTGGCTGCTGCTGGGCCTTTCGCAGGCCGCGCGCGGCGAAGAAAAGGGCGCGGCGGGAAAGGCTCCCTTGCCGCCGCCGCCGGAAAAAGTACGGCATATCCTGCTCATAAAACTCATGCATTTTGGCGACGTGTTGTTGGCCACCCCGGTTCTGTCCACCCTGAAAATGAACTATCCGCATGCCCTGGTTGACGTTTTGGTATACGGCGGCACGGACGACGTATTGGCGGCAAACGGCGCGGCAAACAACATTTGGCGCGTTGACCGCGGCTTGAAGCGCAAGGGGCTGAAGGCGCAAATCGCCGGGGAAAAGGCGCTGTTTGACAAGGTGCGTTCCACGCGTTACGATATAATCATAAATCTTTCCGACCGCTGGCGCGGCGGACTTTACTGCCGCCTTCTCAAACCCGCCTTCAGCATCGGCTTTAATGAGGGGCGGCGCTCCCGACTTTTGTGGGGCGCCTGCCATGCCGTGCTGGTGGACAGGATAAATCACGGCGAGCAGCACACGGTATTGAACGATCTCAGTGTCCTTGCCCCTTTGCGGCTAAAACAGCGTTCGGAAGAAGTAGTTATGGCTTACCGGCCGGCCGACCTTGAACACTTTGAAACCATAAGCCGGCGAGAGAATCTTGGCGGTTATGTGCTTATCCAGCCTACGGCGCGCTGGGCATTTAAAACTTGGTCAACCGCCGGGTTTAGCCAATTGATTGACTATTTGAACGCGCGCGGCCAAACCGTGGTGCTGACGGCGGGAAAAGCGGAAAATGAAATCGCCATGGTCAAAGAGATCATCGCCGGCTGCGCCGAGGGCGCAAAGATCGTTAATCTGGCCGGCCAGCTGACCTTGACGCAACTGGCGGTCTTTATTGAAAAAGCCGAACTGTTTTTAGGCGTGGATTCTGTTCCCATGCACATCGCGGCGGCGCTAAAAACGCCCATGGTCGTGCTTTTCGGTCCCAGCAACCTCAAACAGTGGTACCCCTGGCAAGCAGAACATACCCTCCTCTGGGCGGGCGACTACCGCTCCCTGCCGCGCGTCGGCGAAGTGGACACCAACACAAACGAGCGTTATCTTTACGCGATACCGGCCAAAGACGTGATAGAAGCGGTCGCCTGCCGGCTGGACAAAGGGCGGACTTGA
- a CDS encoding efflux RND transporter permease subunit: MIKVFIARPVFTTMFVLVLVVFGIISYPGLGMDLYPEIDLPYVNVTVVYEGASPEEMETLITKPVEDAVSSVSGIKTISSMAREGYSQTTIEFELGTDPRQAASEVREKVAGIRRRLPENIDEPVVQRFDISSQPILFYTFSSKIRSRGEVRKIIEDVVVDELQMLDGVAEAAVVGASPRELQILADPRKLESYGLNMQNIFSQVDQENINTPGGKVKEAGFELTVRTLGKYRNINDLKAVVVANQDGRLIHLGDVADVTDSWQEERTYSRTNGIPSVGISVRKQSGTNTVAVADRVVAAMESIVQNDLPPDFEVAIVRDQSYYIKENVADVWTSILLGGSLAILITYMFLRDFRATVIGGMAIPTSVIATFALMKWQGFTLNNMSLMGLSLAVGILVDDAIVIIENIYRHMQMGKNNFQAAYQATSEISLAILATTFSLLAVFVPIGNMGEIVGQFFKQFGMTVAFSIAFSLIVAFSLTPMLSAHWLKSIEEAQKGAFRFQWLKTFLDKFENLFQKSRALYLELLNWALDRPKSIFAIALASLLFNLFLTPFMGKEFQPTYDSGEFSISMKAPAGSSLERMLELAEPLEKSLLATEGVKTVNLNIGGSRRPVYEGNIYVKLYPSGERARTMMEIMDETREKFRGVAGIKVAVLSNQGGGRGDQRPVQIGIRGSDLEELNRYANQTATILRDLPGATDVDISSSEMEPEVTIRLDPDKAAAVGVNSYSLGRLIETAFSGRTTINRFTVGDEDYNIRVRLADRYRLNINDVADIRAPAGGNAFVRLGDVAEVILSSGPTQIDREDRQRQVIVYANAVGVSPGEILDKVRDQIMPAVNMPLGYRYKFIGQGDMMASAFSEIIKALVIAVIMVYMVLAAQFESFSQPVIIMLSLPFSIIGAILGLMMAGQTINMMSLIGVIMLMGVVTKNAILLVDYANLQREGGMPIKAALVEAGSLRLRPIMMTTLSTVLAMLPIAFGMGEGAELRQSMGVAMVGGITTSTLLTLVVVPIGYLMLENYKEKRGHAVAKRSIE; encoded by the coding sequence ATGATTAAAGTTTTTATCGCCAGGCCGGTCTTTACCACCATGTTCGTCTTAGTGCTGGTGGTGTTCGGCATTATTTCCTATCCCGGCCTTGGCATGGATTTGTACCCGGAAATAGACCTTCCTTACGTCAATGTTACGGTTGTTTATGAAGGAGCGTCCCCCGAGGAGATGGAAACGCTCATAACCAAACCGGTCGAGGACGCGGTCAGTTCCGTGTCGGGCATAAAGACCATATCGTCCATGGCGCGCGAAGGGTATTCCCAAACCACCATTGAATTTGAGCTTGGCACGGATCCGCGTCAGGCCGCCAGCGAAGTGCGGGAGAAAGTGGCCGGCATCCGGAGGCGGTTGCCGGAGAACATTGACGAACCGGTCGTGCAGCGCTTTGACATAAGTTCGCAGCCAATCCTTTTCTATACCTTTTCCTCCAAGATCAGAAGCCGCGGCGAAGTAAGGAAAATCATCGAAGACGTTGTGGTCGACGAGCTGCAAATGCTTGACGGCGTGGCGGAGGCCGCCGTCGTCGGCGCCAGCCCGCGCGAGCTGCAGATACTGGCCGACCCGCGCAAGCTTGAGTCCTACGGCCTGAACATGCAAAACATCTTCAGCCAAGTGGATCAGGAAAACATCAACACGCCCGGCGGCAAAGTCAAAGAGGCCGGCTTTGAGCTGACTGTCCGGACGCTGGGCAAATATCGCAATATAAACGATCTCAAAGCCGTGGTGGTGGCCAACCAGGACGGGCGGCTCATTCATTTGGGCGACGTGGCGGACGTTACCGATTCTTGGCAGGAAGAACGCACTTACTCAAGGACCAACGGCATACCCAGCGTCGGCATATCCGTGCGCAAACAGTCCGGAACCAATACGGTCGCGGTGGCTGACCGCGTAGTGGCGGCCATGGAAAGCATTGTCCAAAACGACCTGCCGCCGGATTTTGAAGTCGCGATAGTCCGCGACCAGTCCTATTACATCAAAGAAAACGTCGCCGATGTCTGGACGTCCATACTTTTGGGCGGCTCGCTGGCCATTCTCATTACTTATATGTTCCTGCGCGACTTTCGCGCGACCGTTATCGGCGGCATGGCCATACCAACTTCCGTTATCGCCACTTTCGCCCTGATGAAATGGCAGGGCTTCACTCTCAACAACATGTCGCTCATGGGCCTTAGCTTGGCCGTCGGCATCTTGGTGGACGATGCGATCGTCATAATCGAAAACATTTACCGGCACATGCAGATGGGCAAAAATAACTTTCAGGCGGCCTATCAGGCGACCAGCGAAATATCCTTGGCGATTCTCGCCACGACCTTTTCCCTGCTGGCGGTTTTTGTGCCCATAGGCAACATGGGCGAAATCGTCGGCCAGTTTTTTAAACAATTTGGCATGACCGTGGCTTTTTCCATAGCCTTTTCGCTCATAGTGGCGTTTTCCCTCACGCCGATGCTTTCGGCGCACTGGCTGAAGAGCATCGAGGAAGCGCAAAAAGGTGCTTTCCGTTTTCAATGGCTGAAAACATTCCTGGATAAATTTGAAAACCTTTTCCAAAAGAGCAGGGCGCTTTACCTTGAACTGTTGAACTGGGCGCTGGACAGGCCGAAAAGCATTTTCGCCATAGCGCTCGCCTCGCTTTTGTTCAACCTGTTCCTCACGCCTTTTATGGGCAAAGAATTTCAGCCGACTTATGATTCCGGCGAATTTTCCATCAGCATGAAAGCCCCGGCCGGCAGCTCGCTTGAGCGGATGCTGGAATTGGCCGAGCCGCTGGAAAAAAGCCTTCTGGCGACGGAGGGCGTAAAAACGGTCAACCTCAACATAGGCGGCAGCAGGCGGCCGGTCTACGAGGGCAACATCTACGTTAAACTTTATCCATCCGGCGAACGCGCCCGCACCATGATGGAAATCATGGACGAAACAAGGGAAAAGTTTCGCGGCGTCGCGGGCATAAAAGTAGCGGTGCTCAGCAACCAGGGCGGCGGGCGCGGCGACCAAAGGCCGGTGCAAATAGGCATCAGGGGCTCCGACCTTGAAGAACTCAACCGTTACGCCAACCAAACGGCAACTATCCTGCGCGATTTGCCGGGCGCAACGGACGTCGATATATCCAGCTCGGAAATGGAGCCGGAAGTTACCATAAGGCTGGATCCGGACAAGGCGGCCGCCGTGGGCGTCAATTCCTATTCGCTGGGCAGGCTGATAGAGACCGCTTTCTCCGGCAGGACCACCATCAACCGTTTCACCGTCGGGGACGAAGATTATAACATACGCGTGCGGCTGGCCGACCGCTACCGCCTGAACATAAACGACGTTGCCGATATCAGGGCGCCGGCGGGCGGCAATGCGTTCGTGCGGCTGGGCGACGTCGCCGAAGTCATATTGTCGTCCGGGCCGACGCAGATTGACCGCGAGGACAGGCAAAGGCAGGTCATAGTCTATGCCAACGCGGTAGGTGTTTCGCCGGGCGAGATACTGGACAAAGTAAGGGACCAGATCATGCCGGCAGTCAACATGCCGCTTGGCTACCGCTATAAATTCATCGGGCAGGGCGACATGATGGCGTCCGCTTTCAGCGAAATAATCAAGGCGCTCGTTATCGCCGTCATCATGGTTTACATGGTGCTGGCCGCCCAATTTGAAAGTTTCAGCCAGCCGGTGATCATAATGCTTTCCTTGCCTTTCTCGATCATCGGCGCCATACTCGGCCTGATGATGGCTGGGCAGACGATCAACATGATGTCGCTTATCGGCGTAATCATGCTGATGGGCGTCGTTACCAAAAACGCCATACTGCTGGTTGACTACGCCAACCTGCAGCGTGAGGGCGGCATGCCCATAAAAGCCGCGCTCGTTGAAGCGGGCTCTTTGCGGCTGCGCCCGATCATGATGACGACCCTTTCCACCGTCCTCGCCATGCTGCCGATCGCTTTCGGGATGGGCGAAGGCGCGGAACTTAGGCAATCGATGGGCGTCGCCATGGTCGGCGGCATCACGACTTCCACTTTGCTCACTCTGGTGGTCGTGCCGATTGGCTACCTGATGCTGGAAAACTACAAAGAAAAACGCGGCCACGCCGTGGCCAAACGCAGCATAGAATGA